In the genome of Streptomyces sp. SLBN-118, the window AGTGGGACCAGGAGGGCTACGAGGCCATGATCCACAACCTGGACGTGGCCGAACTGCTCGGCGGGGCCGGCATCTGGTTCACCGACGAGCTGACCGACCGCGTGTCCATCCTGCTGCGCCTGTTCAACGCCCATGTGGTGATCGTCCCCGGCCTGATCCTGCTGCTGTTCGTATGGCACGCCCTGCTGATCAAGCGACACAAGATCTCCTCCCACCCCGAGATCCCGGTGGCCGGCGTCGAGTCGGCCGAGCCGTTCACCACCCACCTGCAGCGTGTGGCCGCGTTCGGGCTCGTCCTGCTCGGCGCGCTGTCGCTGTTGGGTGTGCTGGTGCCGCCCGTGGTCGGCCCGACCCCCGTCGACGGGATCGAGATCACCCGCCCGCTGTGGATGTTCTGGTGGTTCTTCCCGATGGAGGAATGGTTCGGGGTCGCCTCCATCGGATGGGTCATCCTGGGCGTCTTCGGACTGACCTTCCTCGTGCCGTTCCTGGACCGCAGTCCCAGGCGGAGGTGGCGCGAGCGCAAGGTCACCGTCGGCGTGGCCGTCGTACTGCTGCTCGCGCTCGCCGCCATCACGATCCAGGTCTGGATCGCCAACCCCAAAGGGCACTGATGTCCGCTGCTGTCGTGCGGCGCGCACGACGCTGGTTCTGGGGCCTCGCCGTGACCGCGGTATGCGCGGCGGGTGCCCTCTACGAGGCACTGCGCGGCGCCCCTGGACCCGGTACGGCCATGCTCGTCCTGATCAGCGCCTTGGTCCTGGCCGCTTCCGCCTTCCAGGCAGCCCGGATCCTGAACGTGCTCGCCGGTCCGCCCCGCAATCCACTGCGGCCGCGCCCCCAGGCGGCTGCCGTTGCCGGCCAGCTGCGCGACAGCGCGAATGACAATCGCGTCGCGAGGACCGGGTCGCGCCCTACGGCCACGCCCACTGACTGAACCGGATCAGTTCGCGGGGCGTACTACACATCGCTTCAACTATCGTCGGCAGCGGAGGTATGGAGCATGGTGCACCGGTACACACGAGCAGTCGGCGTCGCAGCGCGCCTCCTGCTCGTCGTCGTGCTGGCACTCGGCGTGTTCATCATGCATACGGTCGGTCACCCGAGCAGGGGCTCCGGCCCGGACATGTCCGCCACTCACGCGGCAGCCGCTCACGCTGGTGGCACGGCATCAATGCAGGGTGAGCGAGACAGTGACGCCCATCGGGGATCGCTCAGCACAGCAGGCAGCCCTGCCCACGGCCCCGAGCTGGCCGACGATGTGTCGGCGCCACACGACCCGGGTCTGGCTATGGACATGGCGTCGCTGTGCATGGCGGTGCTCGGCACCTGGGCGCTGGCCTCTCTGCTGTACGCGGCGCTCACCGCGCGGCGCGATTGGCCGGCCGATCTCGCCGCCCGGGTCTTCACGCTCGTACGCCCCGATCCTCCGCCCAGACCACCTGACCTCGCGCAACTGTCGATCCTGCGGATATAGGCCGATCCTCCCGTGCGGGCTGGCCCGTGAGGGCTGCCCGCCGAGACGACGACGCATCCATCCGCAGAATCGACCAAAGAGGTACACAGCACATGACCGTCTACAAGCGTTCCTTCCGCATGCCCCTGCACCGCGGTGTCGCGGTGGTGGGAGCCATCACTGCCGCGTCCCTGCTGCTCGCCGCCTGCGGCGGCAGCGACACCTCCGGCGCCGGGAATGAGGGCCACAACTCCGCCGCCACTCAGGAGTCGACGAAGTCACCTGCCGCGGGCGCGTCCAACGACGCGGACGTGGCGTTCGCCCAGTCGATGATCGTCCACCACCAGCAGGCCCTGGAGATGTCCGAGCTGGCTGACGGCCGGGCGTCAGACCAGGAGATCAAGACTCTGGCGGGGCAGATCGAGAAGGCTCAGGATCCCGAGATCAAGACCATGCAGTCCTGGCTCACGTCGTGGGGCAAGCCGGTTTCGTCCGGCATGGACCACGGCGGCATGAACCACGGCGGCTCCATGCCCGGGATGATGTCCGAGAAGGACATGTCGGATCTCATGGCCGCCAAGGGGACGGACTTCGACCGCAAGTTCGCCGAGTTGATGATCGCCCACCACAACGGGGCCATCGACATGGCGAAGGACGAGCAGAAAAACGGCGGCGACGCCGCGGCGAGGAAGCTCGCCGACGACGTCATCAAGAACCAGTCCACCGAGGTGAAGCAGATGCAGGCCATCCTCGACCGGCTCTGATCCGCACAGTGCCAACGCTGTTCCGGGCCTTCCGCACGAAGGCCCGGAACGGTGGCGCATACCTCCACTCCCGACTGCGTCGAAGTCGGGCGCGCGAAGGAGCCTCGCGCTGCACGGACATGTCCATTGCGGCATGGCCTTCCATCGATCCTGCCACTCCGCGTTCGGCCTGCTCGCGCGCCTGGCGTAGGAGTGCGTCGCGCAAGCACAGCCAGGACGATGATCATGATGAGGCCGCCGAAGAACTCGGCCGCGGTGAACTGCCAGCCCATCAGCAGCGCCAGGATGACGCCGAGTTCGACGACGAGGTTGGTGGAAGCGATCTCGAAGGCCATCGCGGCGGTGAAGCCCTTGCGCAACAGCGATCGGGCCAGCGCCACCGCGGCATAGGAGCAGGACGACGAAGCGGCACCGCTTCGACCAGAGCTACCCGCACAAGAGTGTTCCCGCCTACGGGGCCGACGCTGCGCTCCTGATCGCTAGACGGTGGGCCTCCGGGCGCCGGGCAGGGCTGAGCGATGTCCGGGCGATCTCGTCGGGCCCGAGACGCTGGGGGGAATCTGCTCTCTCCGTCTCGGCTGCGGGCTCAACCGCTCGCGCTGAGGCTGCTCATGACGTCCTTCATGTCCTCGATCAGGAGTGGTTCGAGTTCCTTGGGGGTGGGAGGCGGGGAAACGTCTCCCCTGGCCATGGTGGTCAACGCCAGCGTGAACTCGGCTCCGCCGTCGAGCACATTCAGTTGCATCCAGTGGGAGCCGCTCCCGAATTCGTTGGTCACCAGATAGGCATGGTCCGCGAGGCCGGGCACACGGTGCACATCGGACTTTCCCCCACCCCCGCCCGCCGCGAACCGCTTGCGGGTGCCAGCCCTCATGGCCTCGAACTCGGCTGTCAGGTCGGTCTGTTTGTGCAGGACGACCGAGAGCTGAAGCCGGCCGCGGTGCAGGCCCTTTCCGCTGGCCTGCAGCTCACCGAAGCAGTCCGCCGTGTCCATGGCGGTGTGCCTCGTCACCGAGGACGTCCAGTCCGTGTCCTTGGCGAACCGGGTGCTCAGCCCCGGCAGGAGGGCCTTGTCGCACAGCTGGTCTGCGACGCGATAGTCGACCGTGTCGGGTGTGCCGGGAAGCCCCAATGCGTAGAGCCCCGAACCCCACACGACCGACGCCGCCACGACGCCTCCCAGCCCGCCCAATATCCAGGCCTTGACCCGGGGTGTGCGGGGCACTGATGGGGCTTCGTCGTCCGCGGTGTCCGGAGCGGGCGATTCCGGGAAGCCTCCGATGACCTCGGGCTCGCTGATTGCGTTCTGCTGTGGGCTGTCCATGGTCGTGAACCTATGTTGACCAGCGGCTTCCCAGGAGAGATCGCTGATAACGATGTGAATCGCCGAACATGATCGCCCGGACAAGTCCTAGCCGCGGGGCAGCACTCAGCATGCGTGCGGGTCGGAGCTCTGCTCCCGCACGCGCAGACGGCCGGCGGCTT includes:
- a CDS encoding cytochrome b N-terminal domain-containing protein, yielding MTSTSPTPTPPAGAQPGRRGWFHRAVDAIDERMGIKALTYPVPEHANNLAWSLGGITAVAFVILLVTGIYITQFYAPIPEDANQSVRDLVTDVWLGSFARGLHYWAAQAMFVLALLHLLRVFFHASYKKPREGNWVVGAAMFLLTFLAVFTGTVLKWDQEGYEAMIHNLDVAELLGGAGIWFTDELTDRVSILLRLFNAHVVIVPGLILLLFVWHALLIKRHKISSHPEIPVAGVESAEPFTTHLQRVAAFGLVLLGALSLLGVLVPPVVGPTPVDGIEITRPLWMFWWFFPMEEWFGVASIGWVILGVFGLTFLVPFLDRSPRRRWRERKVTVGVAVVLLLALAAITIQVWIANPKGH
- a CDS encoding DUF6153 family protein, translating into MVHRYTRAVGVAARLLLVVVLALGVFIMHTVGHPSRGSGPDMSATHAAAAHAGGTASMQGERDSDAHRGSLSTAGSPAHGPELADDVSAPHDPGLAMDMASLCMAVLGTWALASLLYAALTARRDWPADLAARVFTLVRPDPPPRPPDLAQLSILRI
- a CDS encoding DUF305 domain-containing protein; this translates as MTVYKRSFRMPLHRGVAVVGAITAASLLLAACGGSDTSGAGNEGHNSAATQESTKSPAAGASNDADVAFAQSMIVHHQQALEMSELADGRASDQEIKTLAGQIEKAQDPEIKTMQSWLTSWGKPVSSGMDHGGMNHGGSMPGMMSEKDMSDLMAAKGTDFDRKFAELMIAHHNGAIDMAKDEQKNGGDAAARKLADDVIKNQSTEVKQMQAILDRL